In one Dermacentor albipictus isolate Rhodes 1998 colony chromosome 4, USDA_Dalb.pri_finalv2, whole genome shotgun sequence genomic region, the following are encoded:
- the LOC135895793 gene encoding acetylcholinesterase-1-like, translated as MSIHAAVVVVLLFVISEPLSSAYKLTKHDPVVKTQSGLVRGFKEDVFGVSVEIFLGIPYAEPPVGSLRFMRPVPVKPWLREQKAMFLPPSCVQPSVYFNEFINITGDERSEDCLYLNIWAPARESFESEEQLKAVMVFFHGGAFFFGSTNWHFYDGSKLAALGNVLVVTVNYRLGPFGFMNAKDPPMSMGNQGLHDQNVAMRWVKQNIRYFGGNDDLITLFGQSAGAISIGYHLASPASKGLFKRAIMQSGSPYWTIGKMDSEDSFTKAAIKLNCVDRGVEKVTDFDSVLGCLQKKNASDILKALESRNGRVRLTYHPDHGDDLVPEEVSQAIRNGFANDVDLLIGAVKDEGSVFIEYYMSPVLDFMDVSQIQKGTMDVYFMLLFRFLHEKNVHQIREFYLESATEEPSSFLRNSSNAMGDFAFLCPLMYFAEDYARRNNSVYFYEFAHRPSYSWNAPWAGVAHFDEIPFVFGYTLDNDIFNITQEERAFTLFLMYTWTHFAKTGQVPPINGKTWPRFSASNPSYAELNLPESDIKSPVSDLRCEFWRPRFCGQNKTTIAR; from the exons ATGTCCATACATGCTGCAGTAGTCGTCGTATTACTGTTTGTCATAAGCGAGCCATTATCGTCGGCTTACAAGCTCACGAAGCATGATCCTGTCGTAAAGACTCAGTCGGGCCTGGTTCGCGGATTCAAGGAAGATGTATTCGGGGTGTCCGTCGAAATCTTCCTCGGAATTCCGTACGCAGAGCCACCTGTCGGAAGCCTGCGCTTCATGCGCCCAGTGCCCGTAAAACCGTGGCTTCGAGAGCAGAAGGCGATGTTCCTCCCGCCCTCCTGCGTTCAGCCCTCGGTGTACTTCAACGAGTTCATCAACATAACAGGTGACGAGCGCAGCGAAGACTGCCTCTATCTCAACATATGGGCGCCGGCGCGTGAATCTTTCGAGTCGGAAGAGCAGCTCAAAGCCGTCATGGTTTTCTTCCACGGAGGGGCGTTCTTCTTCGGCAGCACCAACTGGCACTTCTACGACGGCTCCAAACTCGCCGCCTTGGGCAATGTGCTGGTCGTGACCGTAAACTACAGACTCGGGCCGTTCGGCTTCATGAACGCGAAAGACCCACCCATGTCTATGGGAAACCAAGGGCTTCATGACCAGAACGTCGCAATGCGCTGGGTCAAGCAGAACATTCGTTACTTCGGTGGCAACGACGACCTCATAACCTTGTTCGGGCAGAGCGCCGGTGCCATATCCATCGGCTACCACCTTGCCTCGCCTGCCAGCAAAGGTCTCTTCAAGAGAGCCATCATGCAGAGCGGCAGCCCTTACTGGACGATAGGTAAGATGGACAGTGAGGACAGCTTCACGAAGGCGGCCATTAAGCTCAACTGCGTCGACCGCGGCGTGGAAAAAGTGACCGACTTCGATTCCGTCTTGGGATGCCTGCAGAAGAAAAACGCCTCAGACATTCTCAAAGCGCTCGAATCGAGAAACGGCCGCGTCCGCCTGACGTATCACCCTGACCACGGTGACGATCTCGTTCCGGAGGAAGTGTCGCAGGCCATAAGAAATGGCTTCGCGAATGACGTCGATCTCCTTATTGGTGCCGTTAAGGACGAGGGAAGCGTATTCATAGAGTACTACATGTCGCCAGTCCTGGACTTCATGGACGTGTCCCAGATCCAGAAGGGAACCATGGACGTGTATTTCATGTTGCTGTTTAGGTTCCTTCATGAGAAAAACGTTCACCAAATACGGGAATTCTACCTAGAATCGGCTACCGAAGAACCCAGCAGCTTCTTAAGAAACTCTTCCAATGCTATGGGAGACTTCGCCTTCCTCTGCCCTCTCATGTACTTCGCCGAAGACTACGCCAGGAGGAACAACAGCGTCTACTTTTACGAGTTCGCCCACCGACCGAGTTATTCCTGGAACGCGCCGTGGGCGGGCGTAGCCCATTTTGACGAGATACCGTTCGTGTTTGGCTACACATTGGACAACGACATCTTCAACATTACGCAAGAGGAAAGGGCGTTCACTCTCTTCCTCATGTACACGTGGACGCATTTTGCCAAAACTGG GCAAGTACCGCCAATCAACGGCAAAACGTGGCCTCGGTTCAGCGCTTCCAACCCGAGCTACGCTGAGCTAAACCTTCCGGAATCGGACATCAAGTCGCCCGTCTCCGACCTACGATGCGAGTTTTGGCGGCCTCGGTTTTGCGGCCAGAACAAGACAACGATAGCACGCTGA
- the LOC135895769 gene encoding acetylcholinesterase-1-like, whose amino-acid sequence MASLLWIAYKIALLCLMIHAEWASDATEVVIGRTIPNDPKPIPVVTTRSGAISGETVKYLDKSVNVFLGIPYAEPPVGHLRLRKPLPIEPWPGTLNATKRPNQCPQNPFGWPPMPGKSYNCSEDCLYLNVWAPAQTDSAELRNVMVWIHGGDFVLGSSSWDFYDGGMLAAYGEVVVVSMNYRLGRLGFLNAASDEAPGNQGLHDQNLALRWIRDNIVFFGGNKSVVTLFGQDAGAASIAMHMISPLSTGLFKRAILQSGGPFWKLRTSSMMEGHVPLNTKSVKRVRNCTMRTRKQIDDEFEKALADAVLRRGVEDVYHMYGPTFDNEFLPLNPHMAFSMGLFNEADVLIGSNINEGAWEFLRHMRWRTFVNSSEFTSLKLLHYIKLFFNEYGFRKHLGSQATEGVYYYFASNLRGLDVLHNRQHVFEFIGDYLYTCPTKYFAEALADHNATVYFYRFSHATARQERPMWASATHFDEIPFVFGRPLRHPERYTTVEKELSVAMMDAWVSFAKNGKPKTPSGEPWPKYSTKRPLYLDMTSKGFITEIGPRTEGCSFWRTFHNFDLWRNTARMDF is encoded by the exons ATGGCCAGCCTCCTCTGGATCGCGTACAAGATCGCTCTGCTCTGCCTGATGATTCACGCCGAATGGGCATCTGACGCCACCGAAGTAGTCATCGGTCGCACAATACCGAACGACCCCAAGCCCATTCCCGTGGTGACGACTCGGAGCGGCGCCATTTCCGGAGAAACAGTCAAATACCTGGACAAGAGCGTGAACGTGTTCCTCGGTATTCCCTATGCTGAGCCTCCAGTCGGACATCTGCGCCTGCGGAAACCTCTGCCGATCGAGCCCTGGCCTGGAACGCTGAACGCAACCAAGCGGCCGAACCAGTGTCCGCAGAACCCTTTCGGCTGGCCTCCAATGCCGGGAAAGTCGTACAACTGCAGCGAGGACTGTCTCTACCTCAACGTATGGGCGCCCGCGCAAACCGACTCCGCCGAACTGCGGAACGTCATGGTGTGGATTCATGGCGGCGACTTCGTTCTGGGCTCGTCTAGCTGGGATTTCTACGACGGCGGCATGCTCGCTGCGTACGGGGAAGTCGTCGTGGTCTCCATGAACTACCGACTCGGGAGGCTAGGTTTTCTGAATGCCGCCTCAGACGAGGCTCCCGGTAACCAGGGTCTGCACGACCAGAACTTGGCCCTGCGGTGGATAAGGGATAACATTGTCTTCTTCGGCGGCAACAAGAGCGTGGTGACTCTGTTTGGGCAGGACGCCGGTGCGGCTTCGATAGCCATGCACATGATATCTCCGCTAAGCACGGGACTCTTTAAGCGCGCCATCCTGCAAAGCGGAGGACCCTTCTGGAAGCTGCGCACTAGTTCCATGATGGAAGGTCACGTGCCGCTCAACACGAAGTCCGTGAAGAGGGTGCGCAACTGCACGATGCGAACGCGGAAGCAGATCGACGACGAGTTCGAGAAAGCGCTCGCCGACGCGGTTCTGCGGCGTGGCGTCGAAGACGTCTACCACATGTACGGCCCGACGTTTGACAACGAATTTCTGCCGCTGAACCCCCACATGGCGTTCAGCATGGGACTCTTCAACGAAGCCGACGTCCTGATCGGGTCGAACATCAACGAAGGCGCGTGGGAGTTCTTGCGACACATGAGGTGGAGGACGTTCGTGAACTCGTCCGAGTTCACCTCTCTAAAACTGTTGCACTATATAAAGCTGTTCTTCAACGAGTATGGCTTCAGAAAGCACTTAGGCTCTCAGGCCACTGAGGGCGTGTATTACTACTTCGCTTCTAATTTGAGAGGCCTGGACGTTCTGCACAACAGGCAACACGTTTTCGAATTCATCGGCGACTACCTGTACACGTGTCCGACGAAGTATTTCGCCGAGGCGCTTGCTGACCACAACGCGACGGTTTACTTCTATCGGTTCAGCCACGCCACTGCAAGGCAGGAGCGACCCATGTGGGCTTCGGCGACCCACTTCGACGAAATCCCGTTCGTCTTCGGCCGACCACTTCGCCACCCCGAGAGGTATACGACTGTGGAAAAGGAGCTAAGTGTCGCCATGATGGACGCCTGGGTATCCTTTGCGAAGAACGG GAAACCAAAAACACCGTCTGGAGAGCCGTGGCCCAAGTACTCGACAAAGCGACCGTTGTACCTCGACATGACATCTAAGGGCTTCATCACAGAGATAGGACCTAGAACAGAAGGTTGTTCCTTCTGGAGGACGTTTCACAACTTCGATCTCTGGCGTAACACTGCTAGGATGGATTTTTGA